AAGCCAAGGGCTCAGCCTACCTGGAGGCAGGAGGCACCAAGGTGTTGTGCGCGGTGTCGGGCCCGCGCCAGGCCGAGGGCGGCGAGCGCGGGGGCGGCCCGGCCGGAGCGGGTGGCGAGGCCCCGGCCGCGCTGCGTGGTCGACTGCTCTGCGATTTCCGCCGCGCCCCCTTCGCGGGGCGCCGGCGCCGCGCTCCCCAGGGCGGCGGTGAGGAGCGTGAGCTGGCGCTGGCGCTGCAGGAGGCGCTGGAGCCAGCGGTGCGCCTGGGCCGATACCCGCGTGCACAGCTCGAGGTGTCTGCGCTGCTGCTGGAGGACGGGGGCTCAGCCCTGGCCGCCGCGCTCACCGCCGCTGCGCTCGCCCTGGCCGATGCGGGCGTGGAGATGTACGACCTGGTGGTGGGCTGCGGCCTGAGCCTCGCTCCGGGGCCCGCGTCCACCTGGCTACTGGACCCCACGCGGCTCGAGGAGGAGCGCGCCGCCGCCGGTCTCACTGTGGCACTCATGCCCGTCCTGAATCAGGTGGCTGGGCTGCTGGGTAGCGGGGAGGGTGGCCTGACCGAGAGCTGGGCGGAGGCCGTACGCCTTGGCCTCGAGGGCTGCCAGCGCCTCTATCCAGTGTTGCAGCAGTGCCTGGTGCGGGCTGCCCGTCGCAGGGGCGCCGCCCCGCCCTGAACAACGACGGACGCCACGCCGAGACCCGTGCCGTGGGCCTCGAGCCTGCATCGAGATATGCAGCAGGAGCCCCGGAGAGCACCTGGAGAGGCTGAAACAGAGCCGAGGCGCCAGACAGCTGTGGTGGTGGAAGGGCTTTTTACAAACCTCATTAAAGGAACTTTCCTCCTTTAGCCGGCTCTCAGCTGCGACCCAGTTGAGAACACCTGTGAGCGCAGCCTGACTTCCAGGCTGGAAACTTGGAACTTACCTGGAAGCTGGTATCTGGGAACTGTAGTCATTTAAGGGATAGATCCTTTGCACCGCCAGCCAGAGACTCCCTCTGACGTAACTGGGCGACTTTTGAGAGGTTGGACAAGAGGCTGTGCCTTCTCACCGTGTCTGAGCCAAAAGAAAAACACTTCTATATCTGAAAAGCGTCTTCTGTTGTGATTCTTCTTGGTCCAGGATTTTAGAGAGCACGGCTTCTTTGTTCTTACATCCCAGGTGGCAAGGGGCCGTGACCGCGGTGCCTTTAACCGGTCCCGTTCCTTAGACCAACTTGAACGGGACAGATAGGCTGCAAAGAACAGCTGCAGGACTGGATGTGGGCCCTGTGCTTTATAGAAGGAGAAGCTGCCCCCACACGAACCAGAGACAGGACAGCTGCTGAGATATGACAAAAGTAGGAAGAGTTGTATGGCCCCAGCGGCGCGCTGAGTgcaccccagccccccaccctggTTTGGTACTGGGCAAGACCCAACTCGGCTGGGTAGCTGGAATGGGTTTTGCTCTGGGTGGAAGCCAGATCTGTCCTTGGCCATGTGGAGAACGGCACAACCAGAGGCCTCCACAGCCGGTGGGAAGTGGTGTCCTGGGCCGTCTTCACGTGGTGCCTTGGTCCTAGGAGGAAAACCCTGAGCAACGCCCAGAGAGGGCAGGTGAACTGCCAGGAAAGCCAGGTACGGCTTGGCTGCTCCATAGGGCAGAACCGGCCTGACTCACCACGAGGGTGGGGTCTTTCCTGTGTGGCTCCCAGATCTGCTGGTCTGGTCTCAAGGCTGCTCTGGACGCAGCCAGGTGACTGCCATTGAGAAGGCAGGGCAGCCTGGTCCGGTCTCTGCACTCGGCTTCTCGGGGAAGGGCCGGTGCCGGGCAGCCCAAGGACCAGAATGAGTTTCTGGAGCCACACCAAGAAGCCTTGACCAGGAAAAAgatttatgaattttattttttcccttttgactTACCTTTCCAGAGCAGGTCTGAAATGGTATCACACCAGTGGAGACAGCTCATGTTATTCTGAAGGATGGCTTTGGAGAGTGGATGACGAGTCTGGAGCCCCAAGAGGGTGGTGTGGGGTGTACGCCGAGGACCTTCCGGCTGTTTCGGGCAGGGAGGGAGACTGGGATCCCAGGGAAATCTGTTGGCTGTTGGTGCATCCAGAGGGGAGTGAAGAGCAGCTGTGGCCGTGTCTGCACTCAGGACTGAGGATTGCCCCTGagtgctggggtggggtgggggtgggctgtCAGCTGTCCCTTGGAAGACAGCCTCAGCTTCATGAGGATGGCGACCTGGTACAGTCCCAGGCTAC
The Callithrix jacchus isolate 240 chromosome 20, calJac240_pri, whole genome shotgun sequence genome window above contains:
- the EXOSC6 gene encoding exosome complex component MTR3, encoding MPGDHRRIRGPEESQPPQLYAADEEDAPAARDPTRLRPVYARAGLLSQAKGSAYLEAGGTKVLCAVSGPRQAEGGERGGGPAGAGGEAPAALRGRLLCDFRRAPFAGRRRRAPQGGGEERELALALQEALEPAVRLGRYPRAQLEVSALLLEDGGSALAAALTAAALALADAGVEMYDLVVGCGLSLAPGPASTWLLDPTRLEEERAAAGLTVALMPVLNQVAGLLGSGEGGLTESWAEAVRLGLEGCQRLYPVLQQCLVRAARRRGAAPP